A region of Homo sapiens chromosome X, GRCh38.p14 Primary Assembly DNA encodes the following proteins:
- the FAM156A gene encoding protein FAM156A/FAM156B isoform X1: protein MDPLQKRNPASPSKSSPMTAAETSQEGPAPSQPSYSEQPMMGLSNLSPGPGPSQAVPLPEGLLRQRYREEKTLEERRWERLEFLQRKKAFLRHVRRRHRDHMAPYAVGREARISPLGDRSQNRFRCECRYCQSHRPNLSGIPGESNRAPHPSSWETLVQGLSGLTLSLGTNQPGPLPEAALQPQETEEKRQRERQQESKIMFQRLLKQWLEEN, encoded by the coding sequence ATGGATCCACTCCAGAAACGGAATCCAGCATCGCCTTCCAAATCTTCCCCGATGACAGCTGCAGAGACTTCCCAGGAAGGTCCAGCGCCCTCTCAGCCTTCGTACTCAGAACAGCCGATGATGGGCCTCAGTAACCTGAGCCCCGGTCCTGGCCCCAGCCAGGCCGTGCCTCTCCCAGAGGGGCTGCTCCGCCAGCGGTACAGAGAGGAGAAGACCCTGGAAGAGCGGCGGTGGGAGAGGCTGGAGTTCCTTCAGAGGAAGAAAGCATTCCTGCGGCATGTGAGGAGGAGACACCGCGATCACATGGCCCCCTATGCTGTTGGGAGGGAAGCCAGAATCTCCCCATTAGGTGACAGAAGTCAGAATCGATTCCGATGTGAATGTCGATACTGCCAGAGCCACAGGCCGAATCTTTCTGGGATCCCTGGGGAGAGTAACAGGGCCCCACATCCCTCCTCCTGGGAGACGCTGGTGCAGGGCCTCAGTGGCTTGACTCTCAGCCTAGGCACCAACCAGCCCGGGCCTCTGCCTGAAGCGGCACTCCAGCCACAGGAGACAGAGGAGAAGCGCCAGCGAGAGAGGCAGCAGGAGAGCAAAATAATGTTTCAGAGGCTGCTCAAGCAGTGGTTAGAGGAAAACTGA